ACGGCACCACGCGTCCTCAGGTGCGCATCGTCATCGTCGGCCACGTCGATCACGGCAAGTCGACGCTGGTCGGCCGCCTCCTGCACGAGACCGGCAGCCTGCCCGATGGCAAGCTCGAAATGCTGAAAGCCGTCAGCGCGCGGCGCGGCATGCCGTTCGAATGGTCGTTCCTGCTCGACGCGCTCCAGACCGAGCGCGACCAGGGCATCACCATCGACACCACGCAGATCCGCTTCCGCACCAATTCGCGCGACATCGTGCTGATCGACGCGCCCGGCCACGCCGAATTCCTGCGCAACATGATCACCGGAGCCTCGCAGGCCGACGGCGCGGTGCTGATCATCGATGCGCTCGAGGGCGTGCGCGACCAGACCAGGCGGCACGGCTATCTGCTGCACCTGCTCGGCGTGAAGCAGGTCGCTGTTGTCGTCAACAAGATGGATCGCGTCGATTTCGGCGCCGAGCGATTCAAGGAGATCAGCGACGAGATCACGGCGCATCTGAGCGGCCTCGGCGTGACGCCGACGGCGGTGATCCCGATTTCCGCGCGTGACGGCGATGGCGTCGCCGCACGCACCGACCGCATCTCCTGGTACAAGGGACCGACGGTGGTCGAGGCGCTCGACCGGCTCGAACCGGCGCGGCCGCTCGAAGCCCTGGCGCTGCGGCTGCCGGTGCAGGCGATCTACAAGTTCGACGACCGCCGCATCGTGGCGGGCCGCATCGAATCCGGTAGTCTCATTGCCGGCGACGAGGTCGTGATCATGCCAGCCGGCAAGATCGCGAAGATCAAGACGGTCGAAAGCTGGCCGATGACGCCGGTCGCGGGACGGCAGGGCGCCGGCCGCTCGGTCGGCATCACGCTCGACCGCGAATTGTTCATCGAGCGCGGCGACATCATCGCGCATGCCGGCAGCGCACCGCGCGAGACGCGGCGGCTGCGCGCGCGGATTTTCTGGCTGCACGACAAGCCGCTCGCCAAGGGCGACCAGCTCCTGGTGCGCTGCGGGCCGAAAGAAAGCCGCGCCACTGTGGTCGCGATCGAGAAGGCGGTCGATCCCGGCGAATTGTCGAGCACCGAGAACAAGGCGATTGGCCGCAACCATGTCGGCGAGATCGACATTTCTCTGTCGAACCCGATAGCTGCCGATCCCTACACGGAAAATCCGCGCACTGGCCGCCTCGTGATCGAGGTGTCCGGACGCATCGCCGGCGGCGGCCTGGTGCTGTCGGTCGACGCCGGCCAGCGCGCCGTGCCGGTCGACATCGTGCCGGTGGAATCGGCGCTGCGGCCGGATGAGCGCTCCGCCCGCTACCGCCACAACGGTGCTGTGGTCTGGCTCACCGGCCTGCCCGCCTCCGGCAAGTCGACGCTGGCCAAGGCGCTGGAGCGGCGGCTGTTCACCAATGGTAGCTCGCCAATCCTGCTCGACGGCGACACGCTGCGCGCTGGGCTCAACGGCGATCTCGGCTTCTCCACCACTGACCGCAGCGAGAATATCCGCCGCCTTGCCGAAGTCGCGACGCATCTCGCCCGCAATGGCCACATCGCCATCGTCGCGGCTGTCTCGCCCGCACGCGATGACCGCGCCGCCGCGCGCCGCATCGCCGACACCGCATTCCGCGAGATTCATGTCGCGACACCTGCAGACGTGTGCGAGGAGCGCGACCCCAAGGGCCACTACAAGAAGGCCAGAGCCGGCACGCTCGCCTCGTTCACCGGCATCGGCAACGACTACGAAGCGCCGCAGGCCGCCGAGCTCGTGATCGACACCTCGACACGGACGGTCGCCGAAGCAGCCGACGAGATCGAGCAGATGCTGAAGACATCAGGCGTGCTGTTCGACGAAGTCGTGGATCTCGCCGCGAATATTTAGGGCGCGCCCCCACTTAGGTGGCACGCTCCGCACCACATCAACGGTGCCGTCCTGGCGAAAGCCAGGACCCATACCGCGCGATCTATGCTTTAGGCTCGGTCGAAGTACCGGACTGACTACAAGTCGTCGCCAAACTCCTCCCTGGGATAATGGATCCTGGCTTTCGCCAGGACGACGTCGGGGAGAGGTCGTGCCCATTGCCTTTGCAGGGCGTATTCCGAATACCTACTCTTTCACCTCGTCTTGACATTTTGACAGACCTTTGGGGGTCTTCTCACCGCCCCGATTTTGGGGCTAATAGGGCCCCGAAAGCCGCCCCCTATGGGCGCATTTTGCTGCTGTCGGGTCAAAAGCAGCCAAAAACAGCCATTTCCAACAAGAAAGCCCATCATGAAACGCGTCGACGCCCACGGATTGAAGATCGCTCCCGTCTTGTTCGATTTCATCGCCAAGGAAGCGGCCCCGAAAACGGGCATCGCGCCGGATGCGTTCTGGGCCGGGCTTGCCGCCATCGTCCGGGAGTTGGGGCCAAAGAACCGCGCGCTGCTCGCGTTTCGCGACACGCTGCAGGGCAAGATCGACGACTGGCACCGTGCGGGCAAGGGCAAGGCGTTCGACCTCAATGCCTATACCGCCTTCCTGAAGGAGATCGGCTATCTCGTTCCTGAGCCGGCGACGCAGAAGGTCGAGACCGCCAATGTCGACCAGGAAATCGGCAAGATCTGCGGCCCGCAGCTCGTCGTGCCCCTCACCAACGCACGCTATGCGCTGAATGCGGCGAACGCGCGCTGGGGCTCGCTCTACGATGCCTTCTATGGCACCGACGCGATCCCGCACGACGCTGCCGAGACCGGCAAGGGCTACAACAAGGCGCGTGGCGACAAGGTGATCGCGAAAGCAAAGGCGTTCCTCGATGCCGCCGCGCCGCTGGCAACCGGCAGCCACACCGACGTCACCGCCTACAGCGTCGTCGCGGGCCAGCTCGCGGTGAAACTCAAGAGCGGCAACGCCACCGCGCTCAAGAACGCCGCGCAGTTCGCGGGTTTCCAGGGCGATGCGGCCGCGCCGAGCGCGGTGCTGCTCGTCAACAACGGCCTGCATGTCGAAGTCAAGATCGACCGCAGCAGTGCGATCGGCAAGGACGATCCGGCCGGCGTCGCCGACATGATCATGGAGTCCGCGGTCTCCACCATCCTCGACATGGAGGACTCGGTCGCCGCCGTCGATGCCGAGGACAAGGTGCTGGTCTATCGCAACACGCTCGGCCTGATGAACGGCACGCTGTCGGCCGATTTCGAGAAGGGCGGCAAGACGCTGACGCGCTCGCTCAATGCCGACCGCAGCTACAAGACGCCTGATGGCAAGGGCGAGGTCAAGCTGCACGGCCGCAGCCTGCTCCTGATGCGCAATTGCGGTCACCACATGTTCACCGACGCCGTGCTGGACGAGAAGGGCGAGGAAATTCCGGAGGGCCTGCTGGATGCCGCCGTCTCGGGCCTGCTCGCCATTCACGATCTCAAAGGCAACTCCAAGGTCAAGAACAGCCGCACGGGATCGGCCTATATCGTCAAGCCGAAGATGCACGGCCCGGACGAGGTGTCGCTGACCTGCGAGATTTTCGATCGCGTCGAGAAGATGCTGGGCCTGCCCGAGAACACGCTGAAGGTCGGCATCATGGACGAGGAACGGCGTACGACCGTCAACCTCAAGGCCTGCATCCAGCGCGCCTCCAAGCGCATCATGTTCATCAACACCGGCTTCCTCGACCGCACCGGCGACGAGATCCACACCTCGATGGAAGCGGGCCCGATGATCCGCAAGAACGAGATGAAGGCGCAGGCCTGGATCAAGGCCTATGAGGACTGGAACGTCGACATGGGCCTGATCGACGGCCTGCCCGGCCACGCCCAGATCGGCAAGGGCATGTGGGCCGCGCCCGACAAGATGGCGGACATGCTGGCGCAGAAGCTCGCGCATCCGCAGGCCGGCGCCACCACTGCCTGGGTGCCCTCGCCGACGGCCGCGACCCTGCACGCGCTGCACTACCACCAGGTCAACGTTATCGCGCGCCAGGAGGAACTCACCAAGGGCGGTCCGCGCGCAAAGCTTTCCGACATCCTCACCATTCCGGTGTCGAAGTCGAACTGGGCCCCTGATGACGTCAAGCAGGAGATCGATAACAACTGCCAGGGCATCCTCGGCTATGTCGTGCGCTGGATCGACCAGGGCGTCGGCTGCTCCAAGGTGCCAGATATCCACGATGTCGGCCTGATGGAGGACCGCGCGACCTTGCGCATCTCCAGCCAGCATCTCGCCAACTGGCTGCATCAGGGCGTGATCACCGAGGCGCAGGTGATGGAATCGCTCAAGCGCATGGCCGTGGTCGTCGACAAGCAGAATGCGGGCGATCCCATCTACAAGCCGATGGCGCCCGCCTTCGACGGCGTCGCCTTCAAGGCGGCCTGCGACCTGATCTTCAAGGGACGCGAGCAGCCGAACGGTTACACCGAATACATCCTCACCGCGCGCCGCCGCGAGGCGAAAGCGGCCGGCTAAGCGAAGTCACGGGAATGTCAAAAGCCCCGGCCAGCGCCGGGGCTTTTTTGTTGGGCGAAACGTCGCGGCGTGCTGAGGAACGGCAGCGCACGGCTCGCGTTGTCGGGCCATCAACCAATGGGAGATGGTCATGGACTGGAATCGGATCGAAGGAAACTGGAAGCAGTTCAAGGGATCGGCCAAGGAGAAATGGGGCAAGCTCACCGACGATGACCTCCAATTGATCGAGGGTCGTCGCGAGCAGCTCGAGGGGCGGCTCCAGGAACGCTACGGCAAGGCCAAGGACCAGGTGCGTCAGGACGTCGACGACTGGCTCAAGGGGCTGCACTGAGGCAGCAGCAAAAGCCCCGGCTCAGCCCGGGGCTTTTTTGTATGGAAATCTGTAGCCCGGATGAGCGCGACGATATCCGGGACCTTTGTTGCGGCACCCCGGATTTCGCTGCGCTCATCCGGGCCACGATACCTTCGCTAGAATACCGCGAGATATTTCAACAGCGACACGATACCGATGATGATGACGATCACGCGCGCGATCTGCTTGGCGCGGCCGTCCATCGGAAGCATGTTGATGAGATAAAGCACGAGAATGATGACGAGAAAGGTGACGAGTACGCCGACCAGCATCGCGAGGCCCCCTTCAGGCAATTGCTAACGGTATCCTAACGCCCGTCGTCCGCGCCGGTTCCACTCGGGAAACCCAATACAACTTCTGATACTTACGTACTTCTACGATCGGCCCGACTGCCTAAAATTTTACCCTTTTCCTTTCAGATGCCGAAACCGCCCGTGCCGCGAACGGCACAGGACTGCGATTGCCGGATGCGACCGCCCCTCTGTTTTCGACGTTACCGGGGCGTTTTTTTGCGACCTTGAAATTGGACCTGGGGGACTTCGATGCTGAATCGTCTGACCGTATCCGCGCTCCTGAAGGCGGTGATCGCGATCACGTCGGTCTGCGTGGTGATCGCACTCTCGCTCACCGCCTACGAATCCTGGGATCGCCTGAGGACCGCGAGCCGGATCTCGCGGATCGCGGACGCATCTGCCGATCTGTTCAAAGCGATGCACAATCTGCGCACCGATCGCTCCACCACCAACCGGCTGCTGAACGCGACCGCGCCGATGGACGCCGAGATCGAGAAATATCTGCGTGCTATCCGGGACGCCGAGATGCCCGCGATGGCGCGGGCGCTGGAGCTGTTGCCAACCATGGACTTTCCGCAGTCCGGCACGCTGGTGCCGGAGCTCGCGCGGCTCCACAAATTGCTGAGCGAGGAGCAGAAGCAGTTCTGGGAGGACGTGGCCAAGCCCAAGGAGCAGCGCCGCGCCGGCTTGCCGAAGGAGTACATGGAAACGACCCAGGGTCTGCTCGAAACGCTCGACAAGCTCTCGAACGTCCTGGCCGCCACCGTCAACCATCAGGACGCCGTGATCGACCAGCTGCTGTCGATCAAGCAGAACGCCTGGCTATTGCGCAACACCGCCGGCGAAGCGTCGCTGGTCGTCTCGACCGGTCTAGCCGCCGGCAAGATCACGCCCGAGGCCCACCAGTCTTATATCCAGTATGTCGGCGGCACGGCCGCGATGTGGAAGGCGCTGGAATTGTCGACCTCGGGCATGCAATTGCCGCCCGCGCTCGTCTCGGCCATGGCAACGGTCAAGACCGCCTATTTCGATCCGCAATATCTCGCCCTGCGCGACCGCCTCGCGGGCACGCTGGCCAAGGGCGAAAAGGCCGAGATGACCGCCAATCAGTGGACCCCGGTCACGGTCGGACGCCTGGCAAGCGCCGTCGCGGTGGCGGAAGCCGCGCTCGAGGCCGCCAAGGCCCATACGCTGGAGCAACGCGGCGCCGCGCAGCGCGCGCTGATCGTGCAGCTCGCCCTCCTGGCGCTCGCGATCGGTCTTACCGTCGGCGCTGTCGTGCTGGTCAACCGGCGTGTCATCCATCCGCTCAACACCATCCGCGACGCGATGCTCAAGGTCGCCGGCGGCGACCTTGCCGTCGACAGCGGCTATCTCGACCGTCAGGACGAGATCGGCGCGCTTGCCGGCGCGCTGGAAACCTTCAAGCAGCAGGCCACCGAGAAGCTCAACATCGAGGCGCACGAGCGCGAACGCAATGTCGGCGCAGCCGCGCGTCAGCGGGCGGTGGAGGCCCATGTCGGCGAGTTCGAAGGCGCGGTGCGCAAGACGCTCGGCGAACTGAGCGAGGCGTCCGGCGAGATGCGCAAGACCTCGGGCGACCTCTCCGCTGTGTCGCGCCAGACCAACGACCGCGTCCAGCTGGCCGGCAAGGCCTCCAATGACGCCTCCATGAGCGTCGACAGCGTGGCCGCTGCCGCCGAGGAGCTCTCCGCCTCGATCAACGACATCAGCCAGCAGGCCGCGCATGCCGCTGGCATCGCCAGCCGCGCCGTCAACCAGGCGCGCGAAACCGACAGCACCGTGCAGGGGCTGGCGCAATCCGCGGGCCGCATCGGCGAGGTCGTCGGCCTGATCAACACCATCGCGGCGCAGACCAACCTGCTCGCGCTCAATGCCACGATCGAGGCGGCGCGCGCCGGCGAAGCCGGCCGCGGCTTTGCCGTCGTCGCATCCGAGGTGAAGTCGCTGGCGAGCCAGACCGCGAAGGCGACCGAGGAAATCTCCGAGCAGATCGCCGATATCCAGAAGGTCGCGGGCGATGCCATCAACGCCATCCAGGCCATCGGCGGCATCATCGGCGAGGTGAACGAGGTCGCGACCGCGATTGCCGCCGCCGTGCAGGAGCAGGGTGCGGCGACCCAGGAGATCACCCGCAGCACCCAATATGCGGCGCAGGGCACCAAGAACGTCTCGGATAACATCACTGGCGTGAAGGCCGATGCCGACACCGCCGCCGGCGCCGCGGAGAACGTCAAGCAGGCTTCGGAGACGCTCGAGACGCAGAGCCGCCAGCTCGGTCAGCAGGTCAGCGACTTCCTGGGGAAGATCCGCGCGGCGTAAGCCGGCGGACTGGATAGAAAGCCAAGCGCGGCAACTCAGCCAACGCCCGAGCCTCTACTCCTTTGCCACCACCGGCACGCGGCGGAATTTGGCGCGGACGGATTCCGGCAGCGGCGAAAAATTCATCGCGATGCCGCGGCGGTCGTTGGCATTGCGGTTGGCGACCACGAGGCCGTCAGCACCCGCGACGATGTCGCCCTTGCGCAAGGTGGGGTCGTCCTCGACCTTGACCTGGGCGAGCCCGGCCGGATCCTTGCCGTTGCAGGTACAGCCCGCGACGATCTCGTTGCGATAACGGAAGGCGTTCGGCAGGTCGGAATAGGACTTTCCGTGCTCAGTCGTGGCGTCGTCGATATTGCTGCCATAGACCAGCGAGGTTTCGGACGCCGGGCAGAAGCTCTTGCACGATTGCGCCTTGCTTTCGGCATCGCTTCCCTGCGCCGGGAAATAGCGGCCGTCGCATCCGCGCACGCAATAGGCGGTGCCGCCGCCATAGGCGGCGCGCTGGCGCGGCACGTCGTAGCGCCGCATGTCATCGTTCGGGAACGGCGTCCGGATCTGCGGAGGCCGCGCTCCGAACGCGCCGAACAGCGCCGAGAAGAAGTCCTGCGCATGCGCCGACGGCGTCAGCGCGAGGCCGAGAGAGGTGACGGTAGCCAAGGCCGCCGCACTGCCAGCCAGCTTGCCGATCAAGCGTTTACTCATGTGACCTCATTCAACTCTTAAAAGCGCGTTGCATGATCTTTCGGAGAGACCTTCCGGGATCATGCGCTAGTTCACCGACGACGCCGCTATGTTCAGCGCCTGCCGGCCCGAGGGCAGCGTCGTCACGGCCGGCCGCTTGCGCGCGGGATCACCGCCCTTGGCCATCAGAGGCGCGTTCTTCGGCAGCACCACGACCTTGGCGCCGACATTGACGCGGCCGAACAGGTCGATGACGTCCTCGTTGGTCATGCGGATGCAGCCGGACGAGACGAACTTGCCGATGGTGCTGGGATCGTTGGTGCCGTGGATGCGGTACTCGCTCGAGCCGAGATACATCGCACGCGCGCCGAGCGGATTGCCGGGACCGCCGGCGACGAAGCGCGGCAGATAGGGCTGGCGCGCGATCATCTCGGCCGGCGGATGCCAATCCGGCCACTCCGCCTTGCGGCTGACGTTCTGCACGCCCGACCAGGTGAAGCCCTCGCGACCGACGCCGACGCCGTAGCGGATGGCGCGCCCCTGGCCGAGCACGTAGTAGAGATAGGTGTTGTTGGTATCGATCACGATGGTACCGGCCGGCTCGCTCCGGTCGAAACTGACGATCTGCTTGCGCAGACGGTCGGGCAGCTGGGCGTCCTCGTCGGCAGTTTGCGGCGCCTCGTTGACGTCGCCTTGTGAGTAGGGTCGTGGGTAGCTTTGTGGGTAGCCTTGGGCATAACCCTGGTCTTGCGGATAGGCCTGCGGCTGCATCGGCGCGAAACCGAACGTTTGCGCGCTCGCGCCACCACAGGGTACCGCGAGCAGAACGGTCGCACAGGCAAGCGCGGTGACGGCGCGCGGCGAGAAGCGGCGGACGAGAGAGAACCTTGTCATGTGCTGCCCCATTGGATGTGCATCTGGGTGATGCTGCCTTCAACAAACGCCACCGGACCTAGCCAAGTTCCACCGCAGCCTGCGGCAGCGACGTCACAGTCAAGCGAGCACCTCTTCACGAAGCCGCGATGGAACCCTCCTTCCGCTCCCGTGTTGTAGAAGCGTCAATGGGGCACGCGGATCGCAGCTTCCGTGCGGGAGAGATATTGTGCGCGTTCTTCCCAGCGAACGTCTGATTCCCGGCAACAGCGAAGGTGAACCGCTTCCCGACAGCCATAGCGAGCTGCCGCCGGTCATCCGCCGCACCGAGTTTGTCGCCTTCGCACTCGCGGGCCTGCTGCTGATTGCGATCGTCACCGTGCTCTACGTCGGGAAGGCGTTCTTCCTGCCCGTGGTGATGGCCTTCGTCACCGGCACCATGCTGTCGCCGGCGGCGAGCTTCCTCGAGCGATGCAAGGTGCCGCGCGGGCTCGGTGCCGTCCTGATCGTGATCGCCGGGACCGCGGTGGTCGCCTTCGTCGTGGCGCTGATCGCCTCGCCGGCGATGGAGTGGGGCACGCGCCTGCCGGAGCTCGGTGCGCAGTTGAAAGACAAGTTGCACGTCTTCGACCGGCCGCTGGCGCTGTGGCGCGAGCTGCAAACCATGCTCGGCGGCTCGGAAGGATTCCCCAGCATTCAGATGCCGAAGGTCGAATGGGTGCAGCCGACGCTGGAATTCCTGTCACCGACCTTCACCGAATTCCTGCTGTTCTTCGTCACCCTCATCCTGTTCATCGCAAGCTGGCGCGACCTGCGGCGGGCCATGATCATGACATTCAGCGATCGTGACGCGCGTCTGCGCACGCTTCGAATTCTCAACGAGATCGAGGTTCATCTCGGCAATTACCTCCTGACTGTCACCCTCATCAATGTCGGCGTCGGCGTTGCCACCGGCGTCATTTGTGCGATCACCGGCATGCCCAATCCGGCCGGCCTGGGGGCGCTTGCGGCAACCCTCAACTTCATCCCGATCATCGGGCCGGTCGCGATGTTTGCCGTCCTGGTCGTGGTGGGGCTCGTCGCCTTCCCGACCATCGGCGGGGGCCTGGCCGCCGCGCTCGCGTTCGGCGGCATCACTTTCCTGGAGGGTCACTTCGTCACGCCGACCATCATCGGCCGCCGCCTGGCGCTGAATGCACTCGCCGTGTTGTTGGCCCTCGCATTCTGGACCTGGATGTGGGGCCCGATGGGCGCGTTCCTGTCGTCGCCGCTCCTGATCGTCGCGCTGATCCTGAAGGAGCATCTGCTGCCGGTGAATTCGCCGCAGCTGCCGCAGGAGTGAAGCGGTTTCCACAAACGGAACTTCCCCGACGACGAAACGTTCTCCGGCTATCTCAACGGTCAACAATTCGGAGCTCCTGATGTCCACGCCCAATGCCGAAGCCGGGATGAGAGATTCGACCGACAAAGCCACGAGAGAACGCCTCGAGAAGGATGTAGCAGCCGTGAAAAGCGATATCGCCGCCCTCACCGACCAGATCACCGATGCGCTCAATACCTTCGCCAATTCCACCAGCAAGCAGGCTCGGCGCGGCTATCGCCAGGCGCGCGAGAACATGGATACCGCGATCGACGACATGTCCGAGCGCGGCAACGCGATGATGGGTGCCGCGCAAGACGCCTACGGCTCGATCGAGGAGACGCTGGAAGACGCGATCACTCAGCGGCCCCTCGCGACGGTCGGGCTGGCGCTCGGGATCGGCTTCCTGATCGGCGTCGCCTGGCGCCGGTAAGGTCAAGGAACTGATGTTTGAGACGGCGGCGCCGTCGCGCCGCCGAAGCCGGCGTGTGACGACCGGGCTTGTTGGGGACTTGAGGAGCAAGGCCATGTTTCAGCGCATCATCGACGGGATCAGTGCGTCCACCGGCACGACGGTCCGGCTGACCTCGCTGGCCGCAAGCGCCGCATTCGCGCTGTTCGTGACGACATGCTTCCTCTGTGCGGCCGCCTTCATCTCGGTGCTGGAGAAATATGGTCCGGTTCAGGCGTGCCTTGCCGGCGCCGGCATCTTCTTCCTGCTGACGCTCACTGCCGCCGGCGCCTATTGGGGCTACAAGCGCCAGGTGCAGAAGCGCGCCCAGATCGCAGCCGAGCGTGCCGCGAAGTCGGCGGCGCAAAGCATGCTCGCGGACCCCATGTTGCTCGCCACGGGCCTCCAGATTGTCCGCGCCATCGGTATCAAGCGGCTGTTGCCGATCCTGGCGATCGGCGGCGTCGCACTCGGAATCATGGCGAGCCGCGCCGGCGTTCCCGACGAGACTTCGGCCGAGCCGGCCGAGTGACCACGAGAGCTGGTTAAAGAGAGCGAGTCAGAATATTTCGTCGTAACTCCCACATACGCATCTGTCGGAATTCGACAGGGCGGCAAGACGCAACTTTGCGCCACACGGCGCGGATGTCCCCCGCCATCACGCAAACGCTACTCGGACGGGCAGGCGGTTACCGCTAAAAGCGTCGCCCCTGATTCCAAAAGTCTTTTCCGTGATGAAACCGTCCGTCAAGGCGAACCTCTCCGCATTCCAACCCGACGCCAGGCTGTATTTGACGCTCGGCATCGCCAACTGGTCGGTTTTCGTCGACCACATCCCGAACAATGTCGTCAACCTGCTGACGCTACGAAATTTCGGCTTCAGCGGCGCCGCCGACCTGTTCGTGTTCGTGGTGGGCTATGGCGTCGCCATCATCCACGGCCGGATGGCGCTGGAGCGCGGCTACCTCGTCGCGGCAACGCGCATCTTTCGTCGCGTCTGGCGGCTCTACGCTGCCTATGTCGTGCTGTTCGTGATCTATATCGACACCATCGCCTACGTCGCCTCGCAATCGATGGCGCCGGAGATCATCCACGAATACAACATCTCGGGGATTCTCGATCACCCGCTGCGGATCCTGGTCCGCGGCCTGGTGCTCCAGGAGGAGCCGCTGAACCTCGACCTGCTGCAACTGATGATCCCGCTGATGGCGTTCTTTCCGCTTGCGCTGTGGGGCCTGTTGCGGTGGCCGAACGTGACGCTTGCGGCGTCGGTCGCGCTGTATCTTGCCGCCCGTTGGTTCGACTGGAATTTCCGCGTCTATCCGGACCAGGAGTGGACCTTCAATCCGCTGTGCTGGCAGATGCTGATGGTGTTGGGCGGCTGGTTCGCCGTGACAGGCGCCCCCGGGCGGGCGCTGCGCGGTATGCCCTGGCTGCGGATCCTCGCAGGGACCTATCTCGTCTTCGCAATGGCCGTCACCTTGATGCGCCATTCGCCGGCGCTGTCCGCCTATCTGCCGAACCTGATCCTCGACGGCATCTCACCGACCGACAAGGAAAACCTCGCGCCTTATCGCGTGCTTCACTTCCTCGCGCTGGCCTTCCTCGCGACCCATCTCATTCCGGCCGATCATCCCGGCCTGCGA
This genomic stretch from Bradyrhizobium sp. CCGB12 harbors:
- a CDS encoding OpgC domain-containing protein translates to MKPSVKANLSAFQPDARLYLTLGIANWSVFVDHIPNNVVNLLTLRNFGFSGAADLFVFVVGYGVAIIHGRMALERGYLVAATRIFRRVWRLYAAYVVLFVIYIDTIAYVASQSMAPEIIHEYNISGILDHPLRILVRGLVLQEEPLNLDLLQLMIPLMAFFPLALWGLLRWPNVTLAASVALYLAARWFDWNFRVYPDQEWTFNPLCWQMLMVLGGWFAVTGAPGRALRGMPWLRILAGTYLVFAMAVTLMRHSPALSAYLPNLILDGISPTDKENLAPYRVLHFLALAFLATHLIPADHPGLRLKPLQAVIRCGEEWLAVFCVGVFLSFAGHLILITGPNLVAMQIAVSLAGFAAMTAVAYYIAWSKWQDLPAALRQQA